From a region of the Sesamum indicum cultivar Zhongzhi No. 13 linkage group LG3, S_indicum_v1.0, whole genome shotgun sequence genome:
- the LOC105157490 gene encoding homeobox-leucine zipper protein ATHB-23-like yields MAKRFEQHQIEALQSAFEESEHLTKEKKMELVAATGLDVEQIASWFSRKRARKRAKEVETELQLTHSRLQQELRVCRWTEADLHKELLESKKREANLNDENRRLKERLAIAEGDKQFGSLIRFFEDENRRFEERIAVAETDDHKQFGPSMRFVADDYPDW; encoded by the coding sequence ATGGCTAAAAGATTCGAGCAACACCAAATCGAGGCTCTGCAGTCCGCTTTCGAAGAATCGGAGCACTTAACCAAGGAAAAGAAGATGGAGCTGGTGGCTGCTACAGGACTGGATGTGGAGCAGATAGCCAGCTGGTTCAGCCGCAAAAGAGCACGGAAACGAGCCAAAGAAGTCGAAACCGAGCTGCAGCTAACCCACTCCAGGCTCCAGCAAGAGCTCAGGGTTTGCCGATGGACCGAAGCCGATCTGCACAAGGAGCTATTAGAGAGCAAGAAGAGAGAAGCCAATCTCAATGATGAAAACCGGCGGCTGAAGGAGCGCCTCGCGATCGCTGAGGGTGATAAGCAGTTTGGATCGTTGATTAGGTTTTTCGAAGATGAAAACCGTCGGTTCGAAGAGCGGATCGCTGTTGCTGAGACTGATGATCATAAGCAGTTCGGGCCGTCGATGAGGTTTGTCGCGGACGACTATCCGGATTGGTAA